Proteins encoded within one genomic window of Ranitomeya variabilis isolate aRanVar5 chromosome 4, aRanVar5.hap1, whole genome shotgun sequence:
- the LOC143766391 gene encoding uncharacterized protein LOC143766391, translated as MWCAALQVEVPKIFDPHSEDLLYKRIFLIYPSKTDMEIDKMAERILHLTLEILFRLTGEDYTVVKKTSSDRCQDPASEGWGRPLSPITGPPPHPLIHEDINDQKILELAYKIIELLTGEVPIRHQDVAVYFSMEEWEYLEGHNDLYKDAMMEVPQPLTSPDLSSKRTTPEGCSHPLLPPDCKQEDPNVPQDLQGEDLTHINTTETYVRSDEGYKEISTYDYPDKCTRKSEGQLTSSIFKSDDLEIPQDTIEVNAITLDIPSSLHSKDLSSDPLRQVLSSDSLPTTKEYHSHKISIKKQTAPKAKKPFSCSEYGNSFPLEKSFLKQQKIHTVHNRFSCSKCGKCFNLKSNLVRHQRTHTGEKPFSCSECGKFFTQKYNFVQHQRTHTGEKPFSCSECGKCFNQKVNLHSHQRTHTGEKLFSCSECGKFFTQKSNFVKHKRTHAGEKPFSCSECGKRFNQKSDVVIHQRTHTGEKSFACSECEKCFNWKSLLDSHQRSHTGEKPFSCSECGKCFTVKSSFIRHQIIHTGEKPFSCSECGKCFRDKSTLFRHQRTHTGEKLFSCSECEKCFVKKSSLLSHQRIHTGEKPFSCSECEKCFVKKSSLLSHQRIHTGEKPFSCS; from the exons atgtggtgtgcagctctgcaggtggag gttccTAAAATATTTGATCCtcacagtgaagatcttctatataagagaattttcctgatttacccatcaaagacagATATGGAgatagacaagatggcggagaggatattacatctcaccctagagatcctcttccggcttactggagag gattacacagtggtgaagaagacctctagtgatcgctgtcaggaccctgcgtctgagggatggggaagacccctgagcccaatcacagggcctccacctcaccccctgatacatgaggacatcaatgaccagaagatcctagaactcgcctacaagattatTGAGCTGCTGacaggagag gttcctataaggcatcaggatgttgctgtctatttctccatggaggagtgggagtatttagaaggacacaatgatctgtacaaggacgccatgatggaggttccccagcccctcacatcaccag atctatccagtaagaggacaacaccagagggatgttcccatcctcttcttccaccggactgtaaacaagaagatcccaatgttcctcaggatcttcag ggtgaagatctgacccatattaatactacagagacatatgtgaggagtGATGAGGGGTATAAAGAGAtttctacatatgactacccag ATAAATGTACCAGgaaatcagagggacagctgacctcttcaatttttaaatcggatgatcttgagatcccacaggatacaattgaagtgaatgccattactctagatataccatcatcccttcacagcaaagatctgtcatctgatcctctgagacaggtcctgtcttctgattcattaccaactACTAAGGAATATCACAGCCACAAAAtcagcattaaaaaacaaactgctcctaaagcaaagaaaccattttcatgttcagaatatggaaatagttttcccctcgaaaagtcttttcttaaacagCAAAAAATTCATACAGTACataatagattttcttgttccaagtgtgggaaatgttttaatctgaaatcaaatcttgttagacaccagagaactcacacaggagaaaagccattttcatgttcagaatgtgggaaattttttacaCAGAAATATAACTTTGTtcaacaccagagaactcacacaggggaaaagccattttcatgttcagaatgtgggaaatgttttaatcagaaagtgAATCTTcatagccaccagagaacccacacaggggagaagcttttttcctgttcagaatgtgggaaattttttacacagaaatcaaattttgttaaacACAAGAGAACTCatgcaggagaaaagccattttcatgttcagaatgtggcaaacgttttaaccagaaatcagatgttgttatacaccaaagaacacacacaggggagaagtcttttgcatgttcagaatgtgagaaatgttttaactggaaatcgcttcttgatagccaccagagatctcacacaggggagaagcccttttcctgttcagaatgtgggaaatgttttacagtgaAATCAAGTTTTATCAGacatcagataattcacacaggggagaagcctttttcatgttcagaatgtgggaaatgttttcgtgATAAATCAACTCTTTttagacatcaaagaactcacacaggggagaagcttttttcatgttcagaatgtgaaaaatgttttgtgaagaaatcatctcttcttagtcaccaaagaattcacacaggggagaagcctttttcatgttcagaatgtgaaaaatgttttgtgaagaaatcatctcttcttagtcaccaaagaattcacacaggggagaagcctttttcatgttcttaa